The Nostoc sp. 'Lobaria pulmonaria (5183) cyanobiont' genome window below encodes:
- a CDS encoding competence/damage-inducible protein A, giving the protein MSAEIICVGTELLLGDILNGNAQFLAQQLAQLGIPHYYQTVVGDNPERLKQVIEIAISRAQILIFTGGLGPTPDDLTCETIADFFKVPLVERSDIIEDIIQKFAQRGRVMSPSNRKQALIPQGAEILPNPTGTAPGIIWQPRPEITIFTFPGVPSEMHPMWEETAVPFLKSQGWGKEIIYSRSLKFWGIGESVLAEKVASYLKLPNPTVAPYAGKGEVRLRVSAKANSEAAAEELIAPIEKQLKEIAGLDFYGVNNDTLSTVVGELLRASKETLSVAESCTGGGLGQMLTEISGSSDYFWGGVISYDNSVKVGLLGVNPEDLDKFGAVSGTVAEQMAIGVKTRLATTWGLSITGIAGPTGGTDTKPVGLVYIGLAGPKDEVASFEYQFGAVRGRALIRHVSANAALDNLRRKLLTK; this is encoded by the coding sequence ATGAGTGCAGAAATTATTTGTGTTGGTACTGAACTATTGCTAGGAGATATCCTCAACGGCAATGCTCAATTTTTGGCGCAACAATTAGCGCAGCTAGGTATTCCCCACTACTATCAAACAGTGGTTGGGGATAATCCAGAACGGTTGAAGCAAGTTATAGAAATTGCTATTTCCAGAGCCCAAATTCTCATTTTCACTGGTGGACTCGGCCCCACACCAGACGATCTAACTTGCGAAACCATCGCCGATTTTTTTAAAGTCCCGTTGGTAGAACGTTCTGACATTATCGAAGACATAATCCAGAAATTCGCCCAACGTGGTCGGGTTATGTCACCAAGTAACCGCAAGCAGGCTTTGATTCCCCAAGGTGCAGAAATTCTACCCAACCCTACTGGAACAGCACCCGGTATCATTTGGCAACCCCGTCCTGAAATCACGATTTTTACCTTTCCCGGTGTTCCCAGTGAAATGCATCCGATGTGGGAAGAAACAGCAGTCCCATTTCTCAAAAGTCAAGGTTGGGGTAAAGAAATTATTTACAGTCGGAGTTTAAAGTTTTGGGGTATTGGTGAATCTGTTTTAGCAGAAAAGGTTGCTTCCTATTTGAAATTGCCAAATCCCACAGTAGCGCCTTACGCAGGTAAGGGGGAAGTGAGATTGCGAGTTTCTGCAAAAGCAAATTCAGAAGCAGCCGCAGAAGAACTAATTGCGCCCATTGAGAAACAACTTAAAGAAATTGCCGGACTGGATTTTTACGGTGTTAATAATGATACTCTTTCTACCGTAGTCGGTGAGTTGTTGCGGGCATCAAAAGAAACACTTTCGGTGGCAGAATCTTGTACTGGTGGCGGTTTAGGGCAAATGTTGACTGAGATTTCTGGGAGTTCTGATTACTTTTGGGGTGGAGTAATTTCTTATGACAATTCGGTGAAGGTTGGGCTGCTGGGGGTTAACCCAGAAGATTTAGATAAATTTGGGGCGGTAAGTGGTACTGTTGCAGAGCAAATGGCAATTGGAGTCAAAACCCGCCTTGCAACAACTTGGGGACTGAGTATTACTGGAATTGCTGGCCCAACTGGAGGGACAGATACTAAGCCGGTGGGTTTAGTTTATATTGGTTTGGCTGGGCCAAAGGATGAAGTGGCAAGTTTTGAGTATCAATTTGGTGCAGTGCGAGGACGCGCTCTAATTCGTCATGTAAGTGCGAATGCAGCCTTAGATAATTTACGACGGAAGTTGTTGACGAAGTAG
- the glyA gene encoding serine hydroxymethyltransferase yields MTRTNSDFLSSSDPAIAGLINDELQRQQDHLELIASENFTSAAVLAAQGSVLTNKYAEGLPGKRYYGGCEFIDKIEQLAIDRAKQIFGAAHANVQPHSGAQANFAVFLSLLEPGDKIMGMDLSHGGHLTHGSPVNFSGKWFQVSHYGVSPQTEQLDYDQIRELALRERPKLLICGYSAYPRVIDFEKFRSIADEIGAYLLADIAHIAGLVASGLHPDPIPHCHVVTTTTHKTLRGPRGGLILTGDAELGKKLDKSVFPGSQGGPLEHVIAAKAVAFGEALKPEFKTYSAQVIENARALAEQLQNRGLKLVSNGTDNHLILVDLRSVSLTGKQADQLVSTVNITANKNTIPFDPQSPFVTSGLRLGSPAMTTRGLGVAEFTEIGNIISDRLLSPDSEVVTQDCRQRVAALCDRFPLYPHLEIPVPALA; encoded by the coding sequence GTGACTAGGACTAATTCAGACTTTCTTTCTTCCAGCGATCCGGCGATCGCAGGGTTAATCAACGACGAACTACAGCGTCAGCAAGACCATTTGGAGTTGATTGCTAGTGAAAACTTTACCTCTGCCGCTGTACTGGCGGCTCAAGGTTCAGTACTGACAAATAAATATGCTGAGGGTTTACCTGGTAAACGCTACTATGGCGGTTGTGAATTTATCGACAAAATCGAGCAACTAGCGATCGACCGTGCTAAACAGATATTTGGTGCGGCTCATGCCAATGTCCAACCTCATTCTGGCGCACAAGCTAATTTTGCAGTATTTCTATCGCTGCTGGAACCAGGGGACAAAATTATGGGGATGGATTTGTCTCATGGGGGACATCTCACCCACGGTTCCCCTGTAAATTTTTCAGGTAAGTGGTTCCAAGTTAGCCACTACGGTGTAAGTCCACAAACAGAACAACTTGACTACGATCAAATTCGCGAGCTGGCGCTGAGGGAGCGTCCTAAGCTCTTGATTTGCGGTTATTCGGCTTATCCCCGTGTAATTGACTTTGAAAAGTTCCGTAGTATTGCTGATGAGATCGGCGCTTACTTACTTGCCGATATTGCTCACATTGCTGGTTTAGTTGCCAGTGGTCTTCATCCCGATCCCATTCCTCACTGTCACGTAGTAACAACAACTACTCATAAGACTCTACGCGGCCCTAGAGGTGGTTTAATCTTGACTGGCGACGCAGAACTAGGTAAAAAGCTAGATAAATCTGTTTTTCCTGGCAGCCAAGGCGGGCCATTGGAACACGTTATTGCTGCCAAGGCAGTAGCTTTTGGAGAAGCCCTCAAGCCTGAGTTTAAAACTTATTCTGCCCAAGTGATTGAAAATGCTCGTGCTTTGGCCGAACAACTGCAAAATCGTGGTTTAAAGTTAGTATCTAACGGTACTGACAATCATTTAATCTTAGTAGATTTACGCTCTGTGAGTCTAACTGGTAAGCAGGCAGATCAGCTAGTAAGTACTGTGAATATTACTGCTAACAAGAATACTATTCCCTTTGATCCGCAGTCGCCATTTGTTACCAGTGGTCTGAGGTTAGGTTCGCCAGCAATGACCACACGGGGCTTAGGAGTAGCAGAATTTACCGAGATTGGAAATATTATTAGCGATCGCCTGCTTTCTCCAGATTCCGAGGTAGTAACCCAAGATTGTCGGCAACGGGTAGCAGCATTGTGCGATCGCTTCCCCTTATATCCTCACCTGGAAATTCCTGTACCAGCACTAGCATAA
- a CDS encoding photosystem II manganese-stabilizing polypeptide — MRYRALIVAFLALCLGLITACSDAPATSSRDVLTYDQIRGTGLANKCPQLTETRRGSIPIDSSQSYAIKELCLEPTSFFIKEEPANKRQEAEFVAGKLLTRYTSTIDQVQGNLKINSDNSLTFVETDGLDFQAITVQLPGGERVPFLFTIKNLVAQTQPSLTSINTSTDFEGTFKVPSYRGAAFLDPKGRGVVSGYDNAVALPAQADDEELTRTNVKRAENLNGKISLQIAKIDGSSGEIAGTFESEQPSDTDLGAGEPKEVKIRGLFYGRVEPTRG, encoded by the coding sequence ATGAGGTATCGCGCTTTAATTGTTGCATTCTTGGCTTTGTGCCTGGGGCTAATAACTGCTTGTAGTGATGCTCCTGCTACTAGCAGTAGAGATGTACTCACTTACGATCAAATTCGCGGCACTGGCTTGGCTAACAAATGCCCCCAACTAACAGAAACACGCCGTGGCTCTATTCCCATTGATTCTAGCCAGTCCTATGCCATCAAAGAACTTTGCTTGGAACCAACTAGCTTCTTCATCAAAGAAGAACCTGCTAATAAACGCCAAGAAGCAGAATTTGTTGCTGGCAAATTGTTGACCAGATACACTTCCACCATTGACCAGGTGCAAGGCAACCTAAAAATCAACTCAGATAATAGCCTCACCTTTGTGGAAACTGATGGTCTTGACTTCCAAGCCATCACTGTGCAACTTCCTGGTGGCGAGCGAGTACCTTTCCTCTTCACTATCAAAAACTTGGTTGCTCAAACCCAACCCAGTTTGACCAGTATTAACACCTCTACGGACTTTGAAGGCACTTTCAAAGTTCCTTCCTATCGTGGTGCTGCCTTCCTAGATCCCAAAGGTCGTGGTGTCGTCAGTGGCTACGATAATGCCGTGGCTCTCCCCGCCCAAGCAGATGATGAAGAGCTTACCCGCACTAACGTCAAGCGTGCTGAAAATCTTAATGGCAAGATTTCTCTGCAAATCGCTAAAATAGATGGCTCTAGTGGTGAAATTGCTGGTACTTTCGAGAGCGAACAGCCATCTGATACAGATTTAGGTGCTGGCGAACCTAAAGAAGTCAAGATTCGCGGTCTATTTTATGGACGGGTTGAACCGACTCGTGGCTAA
- a CDS encoding RNA polymerase sigma factor SigF, translating into MPTTVTTELKHEIWQLLREYQQSPSENIRNQLVKLNFGLVRKEAHYWTNQCHETYDDLLQVGCLGLIRAIERFEISKGHAFSSYALPYIRGEIQHYLRDKGVTVRIPRRWLALQQQAIGVSRSWREKHNRQPTDSELAAALEISPNEWQEIKLAWVNRAPLSLDVPIQDGEEGSTCLGELVPDPHYRSFQLAQEDQLRLQQALVQLEKRTRDVLECVFLQDLTQKQVAEHLGISVVTVSRRVKKGLDLMKELMGVAED; encoded by the coding sequence ATGCCTACCACAGTCACCACTGAACTAAAGCACGAAATTTGGCAGTTGTTGCGAGAATATCAGCAATCTCCGTCAGAAAATATCCGCAATCAACTGGTAAAACTCAATTTTGGACTGGTGAGAAAAGAAGCTCACTACTGGACAAATCAATGTCATGAAACCTACGATGATTTGCTCCAGGTTGGATGTTTGGGTTTAATCAGAGCTATTGAAAGATTTGAAATTTCCAAGGGACATGCCTTCAGTTCCTACGCTCTTCCCTATATTCGGGGTGAAATTCAACACTATCTCCGAGATAAAGGTGTCACCGTGCGAATTCCTCGGAGATGGTTAGCACTCCAACAGCAAGCAATAGGAGTATCACGTTCTTGGCGTGAAAAACACAATCGTCAACCAACCGACTCGGAATTAGCAGCGGCACTGGAAATTTCTCCAAATGAATGGCAAGAAATTAAATTAGCATGGGTCAATCGCGCTCCTTTGAGTCTTGATGTGCCAATCCAAGATGGAGAAGAAGGTTCTACCTGCTTGGGAGAATTGGTTCCAGATCCTCACTATCGCAGCTTTCAACTGGCACAAGAAGACCAACTTCGCTTACAACAAGCATTGGTTCAACTAGAGAAACGCACCCGCGACGTGTTGGAATGTGTGTTTTTGCAAGATTTGACCCAAAAACAAGTTGCAGAACATCTGGGCATCAGTGTAGTAACAGTTTCCCGTAGAGTCAAGAAAGGACTGGATTTGATGAAAGAGCTTATGGGTGTGGCAGAAGATTGA